In one window of Onychomys torridus chromosome 7, mOncTor1.1, whole genome shotgun sequence DNA:
- the Ttc36 gene encoding tetratricopeptide repeat protein 36 isoform X1, whose amino-acid sequence MGTPKDQAVLQAIFNPTSPFGDVIGLDLEEAKKEDEDADGVFPQAQLEQAKALELQGVRAAEAGDLHTALERFGQAICLLPERASAYNNRAQARRLQGDVAGALEDLERAVTLSGGRGRAACQSFVQRGLLARLQGRDDDARRDFEQAARLGSPFARRQLVLLNPYAALCNRMLADMMGQLRAPSNGR is encoded by the exons ATGGGGACTCCAAAGGATCAGGCAGTGCTGCAGGCCATCTTCAATCCTACTTCCCCATTTGGAGATGTCATTGGCTTGGACctagaagaagcaaagaaagaagatgaag ACGCAGATGGAGTTTTCCCTCAGGCACAGCTGGAGCAGGCCAAGGCCCTGGAGTTGCAGGGAGTGAGGGCCGCCGAAGCTGGGGACCTCCACACAGCCCTGGAGAGGTTTGGCCAAGCCATTTGCCTGCTACCTGAAAGAGCCTCTGCCTACAACAACCGAGCCCAAGCCCGGCGGCTCCAGGGGGATGTAGCAG GCGCCCTGGAGGACTTGGAGCGCGCGGTGACATTGAGCGGCGGCCGGGGTCGTGCTGCCTGCCAGAGCTTCGTGCAGCGCGGGCTGCTGGCGCGATTGCAGGGCCGGGACGATGACGCCCGCAGGGACTTCGAGCAGGCGGCGCGACTGGGCAGCCCGTTCGCGCGGCGCCAGCTGGTCCTGCTCAACCCGTACGCCGCGCTGTGCAACCGGATGCTGGCCGACATGATGGGGCAGCTGCGCGCGCCCAGCAATGGGCGCTGA
- the Ttc36 gene encoding tetratricopeptide repeat protein 36 isoform X2, giving the protein MGTPKDQAVLQAIFNPTSPFGDVIGLDLEEAKKEDEDGVFPQAQLEQAKALELQGVRAAEAGDLHTALERFGQAICLLPERASAYNNRAQARRLQGDVAGALEDLERAVTLSGGRGRAACQSFVQRGLLARLQGRDDDARRDFEQAARLGSPFARRQLVLLNPYAALCNRMLADMMGQLRAPSNGR; this is encoded by the exons ATGGGGACTCCAAAGGATCAGGCAGTGCTGCAGGCCATCTTCAATCCTACTTCCCCATTTGGAGATGTCATTGGCTTGGACctagaagaagcaaagaaagaagatgaag ATGGAGTTTTCCCTCAGGCACAGCTGGAGCAGGCCAAGGCCCTGGAGTTGCAGGGAGTGAGGGCCGCCGAAGCTGGGGACCTCCACACAGCCCTGGAGAGGTTTGGCCAAGCCATTTGCCTGCTACCTGAAAGAGCCTCTGCCTACAACAACCGAGCCCAAGCCCGGCGGCTCCAGGGGGATGTAGCAG GCGCCCTGGAGGACTTGGAGCGCGCGGTGACATTGAGCGGCGGCCGGGGTCGTGCTGCCTGCCAGAGCTTCGTGCAGCGCGGGCTGCTGGCGCGATTGCAGGGCCGGGACGATGACGCCCGCAGGGACTTCGAGCAGGCGGCGCGACTGGGCAGCCCGTTCGCGCGGCGCCAGCTGGTCCTGCTCAACCCGTACGCCGCGCTGTGCAACCGGATGCTGGCCGACATGATGGGGCAGCTGCGCGCGCCCAGCAATGGGCGCTGA